Proteins co-encoded in one Paraburkholderia edwinii genomic window:
- a CDS encoding RsmB/NOP family class I SAM-dependent RNA methyltransferase, whose product MRLHGFLIGQTEALLAEVLKFTGPADATTSRFFRAHPKLGHSERGVIAEAVFAVLRRRMEFAHLAESGSGSPARRLALLGLMQTAGRTAVKPFVSEAEGEWLERVSKIDPASLPQRIRMNLPDWIYEALAKRFEAEELVQLAASLNYPAPLDLRANPIKATRDDVLQALEKAGIDAGAMPFAPFGVRVADKPPLTKLDAFQNGWIEVQDEGSQLLCSLVAPRRGEMIVDFCAGAGGKTLALGAMMRSTGRLYAFDISERRLAKLKPRLARSGLSNVNPVLIDSEHDAKIKRLAGKIDRVLVDAPCSGLGTLRRNPDLKWRQSPESIGELTPKQTSILASAARLVKKGGRLVYATCSILEAENEAVVAQFLADHPEFALVPARDVLAEQRIELEMGDYLSLWPHRHATDGFFAAVLERHD is encoded by the coding sequence ATGAGGCTGCATGGTTTTCTGATTGGCCAGACTGAGGCGCTGCTCGCCGAAGTACTGAAGTTCACCGGCCCCGCCGACGCGACGACGAGCCGTTTTTTCCGCGCGCATCCGAAGCTCGGCCACAGCGAGCGCGGCGTGATTGCCGAAGCGGTGTTCGCGGTGCTGCGCCGGCGCATGGAATTCGCGCATCTGGCCGAAAGCGGCAGCGGCAGCCCGGCGCGGCGTCTGGCGCTGCTCGGTCTGATGCAGACGGCGGGCCGCACGGCGGTGAAGCCGTTTGTGTCCGAAGCGGAAGGCGAATGGCTCGAGCGCGTGTCGAAGATCGACCCCGCGAGCCTGCCGCAGCGCATTCGCATGAATCTGCCGGACTGGATCTACGAGGCGCTCGCGAAGCGCTTCGAGGCCGAGGAACTGGTTCAGCTGGCGGCGTCGCTCAACTATCCGGCGCCGCTCGATTTGCGCGCCAATCCGATAAAAGCGACCCGCGACGACGTGTTGCAGGCACTCGAGAAGGCCGGCATCGATGCCGGCGCGATGCCGTTTGCGCCGTTCGGCGTGCGCGTGGCCGACAAACCGCCGCTCACGAAGCTCGATGCGTTCCAGAACGGCTGGATCGAAGTGCAGGACGAGGGCAGTCAGCTGCTGTGCTCGCTGGTTGCGCCGAGGCGCGGCGAGATGATCGTCGACTTCTGTGCGGGCGCGGGCGGCAAGACGCTCGCACTCGGTGCGATGATGCGTTCGACCGGGCGTCTCTATGCGTTCGATATTTCCGAGCGGCGTCTGGCGAAGCTGAAGCCGCGCCTCGCGCGCAGCGGTCTGTCGAACGTGAACCCGGTGCTGATCGACAGCGAGCACGATGCGAAGATCAAGCGCCTCGCGGGCAAGATCGACCGCGTGCTCGTCGATGCGCCGTGCAGCGGGCTCGGCACGCTGCGCCGCAACCCGGACCTGAAGTGGCGGCAGTCGCCCGAGTCGATCGGCGAACTGACGCCGAAGCAGACGTCGATTCTCGCGAGCGCGGCGCGGCTCGTGAAGAAGGGCGGCCGGCTCGTCTACGCGACGTGCAGCATTCTCGAAGCGGAGAACGAAGCGGTGGTCGCGCAGTTTCTCGCCGACCATCCGGAATTCGCGCTCGTTCCCGCGCGCGACGTGCTGGC
- the purN gene encoding phosphoribosylglycinamide formyltransferase, translating into MKKLVILISGRGSNMQAMVNACARERWPAQVAAVIANRPDAAGLHFAASQGIPTAVVDHRQFPDRQSFDIALANMIDAYAPDLLVLAGFMRVLTDGFVERYAGRMLNVHPSLLPSFPGLKTHQQALDAGVRVHGASVHFVTPRLDHGPIVAQSVVPVRAGDDAAALAARVLDTEHVIYPRAVRWFVEGRLGLDGERVVLTPPEPQAFFFDNTGRANAAADNNATAEGA; encoded by the coding sequence ATGAAAAAACTCGTCATTCTGATTTCCGGACGGGGCAGCAACATGCAGGCAATGGTGAACGCCTGCGCGCGCGAGCGCTGGCCGGCGCAAGTCGCCGCTGTGATTGCCAACCGCCCAGACGCCGCCGGGCTGCACTTCGCGGCGTCGCAAGGTATTCCCACCGCGGTGGTCGACCATCGCCAGTTTCCCGACCGGCAGTCGTTCGACATCGCGCTCGCCAATATGATCGACGCCTATGCGCCCGATCTGCTGGTGCTGGCCGGCTTCATGCGTGTGTTGACCGATGGTTTCGTCGAACGTTACGCGGGCCGCATGCTGAATGTCCATCCTTCGCTGTTGCCAAGCTTTCCAGGCCTGAAAACGCATCAGCAGGCGCTCGACGCCGGCGTTCGCGTGCACGGCGCGTCCGTGCATTTCGTCACGCCGCGGCTCGATCACGGGCCGATTGTCGCGCAGTCGGTGGTGCCGGTGCGCGCCGGCGACGACGCCGCGGCGCTCGCCGCGCGCGTGCTCGACACCGAACATGTGATTTACCCGCGCGCGGTGCGCTGGTTCGTCGAAGGGCGGCTCGGGCTCGACGGCGAGCGCGTCGTCCTGACGCCGCCCGAACCGCAGGCGTTTTTCTTCGACAATACGGGTCGCGCGAACGCAGCGGCCGACAATAACGCTACGGCGGAGGGTGCATGA
- a CDS encoding bifunctional riboflavin kinase/FAD synthetase, producing the protein MRVFRGLPNAESRAPCALTIGNFDGVHRGHQALLAHVRAAADARGLPVCVMTFEPHPREFFNPAGAPPRIAMLRDKLEALRMNGVDRVVVEHFNQRFASQSPDAFVERIIVNGLHTRWVMIGDDFRYGAKRAGDFASLKAAGQRFGFEVEQMETVADPSGARISSSGVRAALVAGDLDAARAALGRDYVISGHVVHGLKLGRDLGFPTLNLPIAHKRPALSGIFVVRVHGIEDKPLPGVASLGLRPTVDDSGRVLLEVHLLDWHGDAYGKLVRVEFLKKLRDEEKFVDLETLSAAIARDVTSARAWFEALEPGHAPGSRSTGFSTSATDRIR; encoded by the coding sequence GTGAGAGTTTTTCGGGGTCTTCCCAATGCCGAAAGCCGCGCGCCCTGCGCGCTCACCATCGGCAATTTCGACGGTGTCCACCGCGGCCATCAGGCATTGCTCGCGCACGTGCGCGCGGCCGCCGATGCGCGCGGGCTGCCCGTCTGCGTGATGACCTTCGAACCGCACCCGCGCGAATTCTTCAACCCGGCCGGCGCGCCGCCGCGTATCGCGATGCTGCGCGACAAGCTCGAGGCGCTGCGCATGAACGGCGTCGATCGCGTCGTGGTCGAGCATTTCAATCAACGGTTCGCGAGCCAGTCCCCCGATGCGTTCGTCGAGCGGATCATCGTCAACGGGCTGCACACGCGCTGGGTCATGATCGGCGACGATTTCCGCTACGGCGCGAAGCGCGCCGGCGACTTCGCTTCGCTCAAAGCGGCGGGCCAGCGCTTCGGTTTCGAAGTTGAGCAGATGGAAACGGTCGCCGATCCGTCCGGCGCGCGTATTTCGAGTTCGGGCGTGCGCGCGGCGCTCGTGGCCGGCGACCTCGATGCGGCGCGCGCCGCGCTCGGCCGCGATTATGTGATCAGCGGGCACGTCGTGCATGGGCTCAAGCTCGGCCGCGACCTCGGCTTCCCGACCCTGAACCTGCCGATCGCCCATAAGCGGCCCGCGCTGTCGGGCATTTTCGTGGTGCGCGTGCATGGCATTGAGGACAAGCCGCTGCCGGGCGTCGCGAGCCTCGGGCTGCGTCCGACCGTCGACGATTCCGGCCGCGTCCTGCTCGAAGTGCATCTGCTCGACTGGCATGGCGACGCCTATGGCAAACTCGTGCGCGTCGAGTTTCTGAAGAAACTGCGCGACGAGGAAAAGTTTGTCGACCTCGAAACGCTGTCCGCGGCGATCGCTCGCGATGTGACGAGCGCGCGCGCGTGGTTCGAAGCGCTCGAGCCGGGTCACGCGCCGGGCAGCCGGTCGACGGGCTTCTCGACCTCGGCGACCGACCGAATTAGATAA
- the ileS gene encoding isoleucine--tRNA ligase: MSNKKADSKPQAKYPVNLLDTPFPMRGDLPKREPQWVKDWQERKIYEKIRAASKGRAKFILHDGPPYANGDIHLGHAVNKILKDMIVKARNMAGFDAVYVPGWDCHGMPIEIQIEKQFGKSLPAAEVMQKARAYATEQIEKQKVGFRRLGVLGEWDNPYKTMNFTNEAGEIRALAKIMEKGYVFRGLKPVNWCFDCGSALAEAEVEYKDKTDPTIDVLFTFAEPEKTAQAFGLAALPRAEGGIVIWTTTPWTIPANQALNVHPEVVYALVDTQRGLLILAQERVEACMKDFNLQGRVLATAPGAALANLRFHHPLSSAHPAYKRTSPIYLGDYVTTDTGTGIVHSSPAYGVEDFVSCKAHGMADSDIISPVMGDGRYIESLALFGGLSIWVANPKIVDALREAGTLLRSEKYTHSYMHCWRHKTPIIYRATSQWFAGMDVKPRDGGKTLRETALEGIEATAFYPSWGKQRLFAMIANRPDWTLSRQRQWGVPMAFFVHKETGELHPRTPELLEEVAKRVEVSGIEAWQTLDPRELIGDDANMYEKNRDTLDVWFDSGTTHWHVLRGSHKDELQFPADLYLEGSDQHRGWFHSSLLTASMLDGRPPYNALLTHGFTVDGEGRKMSKSLGNGVDPHEVSNRLGAEIIRLWIASTDYSGELAISEEILKRVTESYRRIRNTLRFLLANLSDFDFAQHAQPVSEWLEIDRYAVALTANLQTEILAHYDKYEFHPVVAKVQTFCSEDLGGFYLDVLKDRLYTTAPDSAARRSAQTALYHIANGLLRLMAPFLSFTAEEAWKVFQPHSETIFTELYHTYPEVSDGAALLDKWTLLRAARGDVTKALEEARVANLIGSSLQAEVEVRASGARYDALASLNDDLKFVLITSAANVVKVESEADEGVEVIASKYLKCERCWHYRADVGADAGHPTLCGRCVSNLFGNGEARSAA, from the coding sequence ATGAGCAACAAGAAAGCCGATTCGAAACCGCAAGCCAAGTATCCGGTCAATTTGCTGGACACGCCGTTCCCGATGCGCGGCGACCTGCCCAAGCGCGAGCCGCAATGGGTCAAGGACTGGCAGGAGCGCAAGATCTACGAAAAAATCCGCGCCGCTTCGAAGGGCCGCGCGAAGTTCATCCTGCACGACGGCCCGCCGTACGCGAACGGCGACATCCACCTTGGCCACGCGGTGAACAAGATCCTGAAGGACATGATCGTCAAGGCGCGCAATATGGCGGGCTTCGACGCGGTCTATGTGCCGGGCTGGGACTGCCACGGCATGCCGATCGAAATCCAGATCGAAAAGCAGTTCGGCAAGTCGCTGCCGGCCGCCGAAGTGATGCAGAAGGCGCGCGCGTACGCGACCGAGCAGATCGAGAAGCAGAAAGTGGGCTTCCGGCGCCTAGGCGTACTCGGCGAATGGGACAACCCGTACAAGACGATGAACTTCACGAACGAAGCCGGCGAAATCCGCGCGCTCGCGAAGATCATGGAAAAGGGCTACGTGTTTCGCGGCCTGAAGCCGGTGAACTGGTGCTTCGACTGCGGCTCGGCGCTGGCCGAAGCGGAAGTCGAGTACAAGGACAAAACCGACCCGACGATCGACGTGCTCTTCACGTTCGCGGAACCGGAGAAAACCGCGCAGGCGTTTGGTCTGGCGGCGCTGCCGCGTGCCGAAGGCGGCATCGTGATCTGGACCACGACGCCGTGGACGATCCCCGCGAACCAGGCGCTGAACGTGCACCCCGAAGTGGTCTACGCGCTTGTCGATACGCAGCGCGGCCTGCTGATCCTCGCGCAGGAGCGCGTCGAAGCGTGCATGAAGGATTTCAACCTGCAAGGCCGCGTGCTCGCGACCGCGCCCGGCGCCGCGCTGGCGAATTTGCGCTTTCATCATCCGCTGTCGTCGGCGCATCCGGCCTACAAACGCACGTCGCCCATCTATCTCGGCGACTACGTGACGACCGATACCGGCACCGGCATCGTGCACTCGTCGCCGGCCTATGGCGTCGAAGACTTCGTGTCGTGCAAGGCGCACGGCATGGCCGACTCCGACATCATCAGTCCGGTGATGGGCGACGGCCGCTATATCGAGTCGCTCGCGCTGTTCGGCGGCCTGTCGATCTGGGTTGCAAACCCGAAGATCGTCGACGCGCTGCGCGAGGCCGGCACGCTGCTGCGCAGCGAGAAGTACACGCACAGCTATATGCACTGCTGGCGCCACAAGACGCCGATCATCTACCGCGCGACGTCGCAGTGGTTCGCCGGCATGGACGTGAAGCCGCGCGACGGCGGCAAGACGCTGCGCGAAACCGCGCTCGAAGGCATCGAGGCGACCGCGTTCTATCCGTCGTGGGGTAAGCAGCGCCTGTTCGCGATGATCGCGAATCGCCCGGACTGGACGCTGTCGCGCCAGCGCCAATGGGGCGTGCCGATGGCATTCTTCGTGCACAAGGAAACGGGCGAATTGCATCCGCGCACGCCCGAACTGCTCGAAGAAGTCGCGAAGCGCGTCGAAGTGTCCGGCATCGAAGCATGGCAGACGCTCGATCCGCGCGAACTGATCGGCGACGATGCGAACATGTACGAAAAGAACCGCGATACGCTCGACGTCTGGTTCGATTCGGGCACAACGCACTGGCACGTGCTGCGCGGCTCGCACAAGGACGAACTGCAATTCCCGGCCGACCTGTACCTCGAAGGTTCGGATCAGCACCGCGGCTGGTTCCATTCGTCGTTGCTGACCGCGTCGATGCTCGACGGCCGGCCGCCGTACAACGCGCTGCTGACGCACGGCTTCACGGTCGACGGCGAAGGCCGCAAGATGAGCAAGTCGCTCGGCAACGGCGTCGATCCGCATGAAGTATCGAACCGCCTTGGCGCGGAAATCATCCGTCTGTGGATTGCGTCGACCGATTACTCGGGCGAGCTCGCGATTTCCGAGGAAATTCTGAAGCGCGTGACGGAAAGCTATCGGCGTATCCGCAATACGTTGCGCTTCCTGCTCGCCAATCTGTCGGACTTCGATTTCGCGCAACACGCGCAACCGGTTAGCGAATGGCTCGAGATCGACCGCTATGCGGTCGCACTGACGGCGAACCTGCAGACCGAGATCCTTGCGCACTACGACAAGTACGAGTTCCACCCGGTCGTCGCGAAAGTGCAGACGTTCTGCTCCGAAGACCTCGGCGGCTTCTACCTCGATGTGCTGAAGGATCGCCTGTACACGACGGCGCCCGACTCGGCCGCGCGCCGTTCGGCGCAAACCGCGCTCTATCACATCGCGAACGGGCTGCTGCGTCTGATGGCGCCGTTCCTGTCGTTCACGGCCGAAGAAGCGTGGAAGGTGTTCCAGCCGCACAGCGAAACGATCTTCACCGAGCTGTATCACACGTATCCCGAGGTCTCGGACGGCGCCGCGCTGCTCGACAAATGGACACTGCTGCGCGCGGCGCGCGGCGATGTGACCAAGGCGCTCGAAGAGGCACGCGTGGCGAACCTGATCGGCTCGTCGCTGCAGGCCGAAGTGGAAGTCCGTGCGAGTGGCGCACGCTACGACGCGCTCGCGAGCCTTAACGACGACCTGAAATTCGTGCTGATCACGTCGGCGGCCAACGTCGTCAAGGTGGAAAGCGAAGCGGACGAAGGCGTCGAAGTGATCGCGTCGAAGTATCTGAAATGCGAGCGCTGCTGGCACTATCGTGCGGACGTCGGCGCCGATGCCGGGCATCCGACGCTATGCGGCCGCTGCGTCAGCAACCTGTTCGGCAACGGCGAAGCAAGGAGCGCGGCATAA
- the lspA gene encoding signal peptidase II — MSRSLSKSASGSLAPWLGVALIVILADQLTKIAVAKVFAYGESHVITPFFNLVLVFNRGAAFSFLAMAGGWQRWAFTLLGIVAALVICYLLKRHGTQKMFCTALALILGGALGNVIDRLMYGHVIDFLDFHVGGWHWPAFNLADSAITVGAVLLVIDELRRVRGAR; from the coding sequence ATGTCCAGAAGCCTGTCGAAATCGGCGAGCGGGTCGCTCGCGCCGTGGCTCGGCGTCGCTCTGATCGTGATCCTCGCCGACCAGCTGACGAAAATCGCGGTCGCGAAGGTGTTCGCGTACGGCGAATCGCACGTGATTACGCCGTTCTTCAACCTCGTGCTCGTGTTCAACCGCGGCGCGGCGTTCAGCTTTCTCGCGATGGCGGGCGGGTGGCAGCGCTGGGCCTTTACGCTGCTCGGCATCGTCGCGGCGCTTGTGATCTGCTATCTGCTCAAGCGCCACGGCACGCAGAAAATGTTCTGCACCGCACTTGCGCTGATTCTCGGCGGTGCGCTCGGCAATGTGATCGACCGGCTGATGTACGGCCACGTGATCGACTTTCTCGATTTCCACGTCGGCGGCTGGCATTGGCCCGCGTTCAATCTTGCCGACAGCGCGATTACGGTCGGTGCCGTGCTGCTCGTGATCGACGAATTGCGGCGCGTGCGCGGGGCGCGATGA
- the coaBC gene encoding bifunctional phosphopantothenoylcysteine decarboxylase/phosphopantothenate--cysteine ligase CoaBC — MPFTGELAGKHLVLGMTGGIACYKIAELTRLLVKAGATVQIAMTEAATQFITPVTMQALSGRPVYTSQWDARIANNMPHIDLSREADAIVIAPASTDFLAKLAHGMADDLLSTLCIARDCPLLVVPAMNRQMWTNPATQRNVAMLRGDGVEVLGPDSGAQACGEVGDGRMLEPEATYEAIVSFFQPKVLAGRRVLLTAGPTFEPLDPVRGITNRSSGKMGFALARAAQQAGADVHLVAGPVALDTPWGVYREDVQTAQQMYEAVMRAVPDYDIFIGVAAVADWRAEHTSEHKIKKTADRAVPAFKFVENPDILSAVAHLTHPPYCVGFAAESGNLDVHGEQKRVRKNVPLLIGNLGPLTFGRDDNEVALFEASGITRLPRAGKQALARALIAEIAQRLPDASLIG; from the coding sequence ATGCCCTTCACTGGCGAACTCGCCGGCAAGCACCTCGTGCTCGGCATGACGGGCGGCATCGCGTGCTACAAGATCGCCGAACTCACGCGCCTGCTCGTCAAAGCCGGCGCCACTGTGCAGATCGCGATGACCGAAGCGGCGACGCAATTCATCACGCCGGTCACGATGCAGGCGCTGTCCGGGCGCCCCGTCTACACGAGCCAGTGGGATGCGCGCATTGCGAACAACATGCCGCATATCGATCTGTCGCGCGAAGCGGACGCGATCGTGATCGCGCCCGCCTCCACCGACTTTCTCGCGAAGCTCGCGCACGGCATGGCCGACGATCTGCTGTCCACGTTGTGCATTGCGCGCGACTGTCCGCTGCTCGTGGTGCCGGCCATGAACCGTCAGATGTGGACGAACCCGGCGACGCAGCGCAATGTCGCGATGCTGCGCGGCGACGGCGTTGAGGTGCTCGGCCCCGACTCCGGCGCGCAAGCGTGCGGCGAGGTTGGCGACGGCCGCATGCTCGAACCCGAAGCCACCTACGAAGCGATCGTTTCGTTCTTCCAGCCGAAAGTGCTGGCCGGCCGCCGCGTGCTGCTCACTGCCGGCCCGACTTTCGAGCCGCTCGACCCCGTGCGCGGTATCACGAACCGCTCGAGCGGCAAGATGGGCTTCGCGCTTGCGCGCGCCGCGCAGCAGGCCGGCGCGGACGTGCATCTGGTGGCGGGCCCGGTCGCGCTAGATACGCCGTGGGGCGTCTACCGCGAAGACGTGCAGACCGCGCAGCAGATGTACGAAGCGGTGATGCGCGCGGTGCCCGACTATGACATCTTTATCGGCGTCGCCGCAGTCGCCGACTGGCGCGCGGAACATACGAGCGAGCACAAGATCAAGAAGACCGCGGACCGCGCCGTCCCCGCGTTCAAGTTCGTCGAAAATCCGGACATTCTGTCCGCGGTCGCCCATCTGACGCATCCGCCGTATTGCGTCGGCTTTGCCGCGGAAAGCGGCAACCTCGACGTGCACGGCGAACAAAAACGCGTACGCAAGAACGTGCCGCTGCTGATCGGCAACCTCGGTCCGCTGACCTTCGGCCGCGACGACAATGAAGTCGCACTGTTCGAGGCAAGCGGCATTACGCGGCTGCCGCGCGCCGGCAAACAGGCGCTCGCGCGTGCGCTGATCGCCGAAATCGCACAGCGTCTGCCGGACGCGAGCCTGATCGGCTAA
- a CDS encoding LLM class flavin-dependent oxidoreductase, giving the protein MTLLSVLDQTPVIDGHSVADAIAATVELAQLADDLGYTRYWCAEHHGLRGVSNPSPEVMLARLGSVTKRIRLGSGGVMLPYYSPFKIAEQFLMLEALFPNRIDLGVGRAPGGDMRTAQAVAAGAYNRGDIFPQQVADLVGLMNGTLPSDHLAYGVLLQPQIDTRPQLWMLGSSDFGGMLAAQLGIRFSFAHFINAHFGHAVAQAYRERFQAGHETKPYLAAAVFVICADTEREAADLEKAVDLRRVQMAYGLNAPIPSIAQGLAQEYGAREQLIIDREKPRSIIGTPETVTERLHALQEQFDADELIVLTVAGSYQARLRSYELLAKAFELGR; this is encoded by the coding sequence ATGACGCTACTCTCCGTGCTCGATCAGACGCCCGTGATCGACGGGCACTCGGTGGCCGATGCGATCGCCGCAACGGTCGAACTCGCGCAACTCGCCGACGATCTTGGCTACACGCGCTACTGGTGCGCCGAGCACCACGGCCTGCGCGGCGTATCAAACCCTAGCCCTGAAGTGATGCTCGCGCGCCTCGGCAGCGTGACGAAACGGATTCGCCTCGGCTCCGGTGGCGTGATGCTGCCGTACTACAGTCCGTTCAAGATCGCCGAGCAGTTTTTGATGCTCGAGGCACTGTTTCCGAATCGCATCGATCTCGGCGTCGGCCGCGCGCCGGGCGGCGATATGCGCACCGCGCAGGCGGTCGCGGCCGGCGCGTATAACCGCGGCGATATTTTTCCGCAGCAGGTCGCCGACCTCGTCGGCTTGATGAACGGCACGCTGCCGTCGGATCACCTCGCGTACGGCGTGCTGCTGCAGCCGCAAATCGACACGCGTCCGCAATTGTGGATGCTCGGTTCGAGCGACTTCGGCGGGATGCTCGCCGCGCAACTCGGCATCCGCTTTTCATTCGCGCATTTCATCAATGCGCACTTCGGCCATGCCGTCGCGCAGGCGTATCGCGAGCGCTTTCAGGCGGGCCATGAAACGAAGCCTTATCTCGCTGCCGCCGTCTTCGTGATTTGCGCCGATACCGAGCGCGAAGCCGCCGACCTCGAGAAAGCCGTCGATCTGCGCCGCGTGCAAATGGCCTATGGGCTGAACGCGCCGATTCCGTCGATTGCGCAGGGTCTCGCGCAAGAGTACGGCGCACGCGAACAACTGATTATCGATCGCGAGAAGCCGCGCAGCATTATCGGCACGCCGGAAACGGTAACCGAGCGCTTGCATGCGCTGCAGGAACAATTCGATGCCGACGAACTGATCGTGCTGACCGTTGCCGGCAGTTATCAGGCCCGCTTGCGTTCGTATGAACTGCTTGCAAAGGCGTTCGAGCTGGGTCGCTGA
- the dut gene encoding dUTP diphosphatase — MKLDLKILDARMRDYLPAYATPGSAGLDLRACLDEPLTLEPGATALVPTGLAVHVGDPGYAALILPRSGLGHKHGIVLGNLVGLIDSDYQGQLMISTWNRGQTTFTLNPMERLAQLVIVPVVQAQFNIVDEFAASERGEGGFGSTGKH; from the coding sequence ATGAAACTCGACCTGAAGATTCTCGATGCGCGCATGCGCGACTATCTGCCCGCCTACGCCACGCCGGGCAGCGCAGGCCTCGACCTGCGCGCCTGCCTCGATGAACCGTTGACGCTCGAGCCCGGCGCCACGGCACTCGTGCCGACCGGCCTCGCCGTGCATGTCGGCGACCCCGGCTACGCGGCGCTGATCCTGCCGCGTTCGGGTCTCGGCCATAAACACGGCATCGTGCTCGGCAACCTCGTCGGCCTGATCGACTCGGATTACCAGGGCCAGCTGATGATCTCGACGTGGAACCGCGGGCAGACCACGTTCACGCTGAATCCGATGGAGCGGCTCGCGCAGCTCGTGATCGTGCCGGTCGTGCAGGCGCAGTTCAATATCGTCGATGAATTTGCCGCGAGCGAGCGCGGTGAGGGCGGGTTTGGCAGCACGGGCAAGCACTGA